Proteins encoded together in one Altererythrobacter epoxidivorans window:
- a CDS encoding gamma carbonic anhydrase family protein codes for MTTSRPGVNLVPIHGKVPQIHETAFIAPGTTIVGDVTVGAGSSIWYNCVLRADVSSIVIGERTNVQDGSVLHCDGPSPQYPEGCPLIIGDDVLIGHMAMVHGCIIEDRGFVGLGAIAMNRAVIASDAMLAAGAMLTEGKVMGERELWGGRPARKMRDLDDMAVMGMKLGVAHYAENAKHHADAVAQAIANGAT; via the coding sequence ATGACGACAAGCCGCCCCGGCGTGAACCTCGTACCAATCCACGGCAAGGTGCCGCAAATCCACGAAACTGCCTTCATCGCCCCGGGCACGACGATCGTCGGCGACGTCACGGTCGGCGCGGGCAGTTCGATCTGGTACAATTGCGTGCTGCGTGCCGATGTCAGCAGCATCGTCATCGGCGAACGGACAAATGTGCAGGACGGCAGCGTCCTCCATTGCGACGGGCCCAGCCCGCAATATCCGGAAGGGTGCCCGCTCATCATCGGGGACGACGTGTTGATCGGACACATGGCCATGGTCCACGGCTGCATCATCGAGGATCGCGGTTTCGTCGGCCTCGGCGCGATCGCCATGAACCGCGCTGTCATTGCCAGCGATGCCATGCTGGCGGCCGGCGCCATGCTAACCGAAGGCAAGGTTATGGGTGAGCGCGAGCTGTGGGGAGGGCGCCCGGCCCGCAAGATGCGCGATCTCGACGATATGGCCGTGATGGGCATGAAGCTGGGCGTTGCGCACTATGCCGAAAACGCGAAGCACCATGCCGATGCGGTGGCGCAGGCGATCGCAAATGGCGCGACCTAA
- a CDS encoding DUF167 domain-containing protein — MARPKADYPSAESIRALLSAEGRLMVRVTPGARHEALEISDGVLTVKVRAKPQDGAANEAVIRHVAKALGEAPSKLTIVRGETSREKLLQLL; from the coding sequence ATGGCGCGACCTAAGGCTGACTATCCGTCGGCCGAATCGATCCGCGCCTTGTTGAGCGCGGAAGGCAGGTTGATGGTTCGCGTCACTCCCGGCGCTCGCCATGAAGCTCTCGAAATCAGCGACGGCGTATTGACCGTGAAAGTCCGCGCGAAGCCGCAGGATGGCGCGGCCAACGAAGCCGTCATCCGGCATGTTGCAAAGGCACTGGGCGAAGCACCATCGAAGCTGACCATCGTGCGCGGCGAAACGTCTCGCGAGAAGCTGTTGCAGCTGCTCTAG
- a CDS encoding GNAT family N-acetyltransferase translates to MPDIIAETDRLILRTIGEGDAAEHDRVLNTPEVMARLGGTLELHEIEAKHAKSMALYAREGFSFLFMIEKDTGELVGHCGMKRVDNPLASNVGDHEIGWLVRQDRWRRGYAEEAMRAVIDWAFTSIGAPHLVALTSEANVGSWKLMEKLGMERRKDLDFSDPNYPAEDNPTIQYSLTAQAWESQK, encoded by the coding sequence ATGCCTGACATCATAGCCGAAACGGACCGCCTGATCCTGCGCACGATCGGCGAGGGCGATGCTGCCGAACACGACCGCGTGCTCAATACGCCCGAAGTGATGGCACGGCTCGGCGGAACGCTTGAACTGCACGAGATCGAGGCAAAGCACGCCAAGTCCATGGCGCTTTACGCGCGTGAAGGCTTCAGCTTCCTCTTCATGATAGAGAAGGACACCGGCGAACTGGTGGGCCATTGCGGCATGAAGCGGGTCGATAATCCCCTGGCCAGCAACGTCGGCGATCACGAGATCGGCTGGCTCGTGCGGCAGGACCGCTGGCGGCGCGGCTATGCCGAAGAGGCCATGCGCGCCGTTATCGACTGGGCTTTCACCAGCATCGGCGCGCCCCACCTGGTTGCGCTGACGAGCGAAGCCAATGTCGGAAGCTGGAAACTCATGGAAAAGCTGGGCATGGAGAGGCGCAAGGACCTCGACTTTTCCGATCCGAATTATCCGGCGGAAGACAATCCGACGATACAATATTCACTCACCGCGCAGGCATGGGAGAGCCAGAAATGA
- a CDS encoding cisplatin damage response ATP-dependent DNA ligase — protein sequence MEEFAALVDALVYTRSRNEKLRLIAEYLRETPDPDRGWALAALSDGLDFPAVKSSTIRNLLKDRIDPVLWTLSRDFVGDTAETASLLWPAPDNEPTPPTVSEAVELLSAMSRKSVLSELPKLLDRLDSSGRYALLKLATGGMRIGVSSRLAKTAFAQAFEVSVDEVEEYWHGIDPPYSALFDWAAAGADPPDTKSLPTFRPFMLAHPLEETVVSLEDYAAEWKWDGIRVQLVHAGGETRLYSRSGDDISQTFPELLGALDFRAVLDGELLVRGAHQGGEEGGAASFNALQQRLGRKTVSKKMLAEYPAFVRLYDALIVDGEDLREKPWRERRKRLEKLVERLSDQHFDLSQVIDAKDFEHLAQIREGARDDSIEGVMLKLRDSPYIAGRKTGLWYKWKRDPLLIDCVLMYAQRGSGKRSSFYSDYTFGCWDGDPDKGAELLPVGKAYSGFTDEELKKLDRHVRTNTINRFGPVRETDKSLVFEVAFDSVHDSKRHKSGLAMRFPRIHRIRWDKPAHEADRIESLRALIRD from the coding sequence GTGGAAGAGTTCGCCGCCCTGGTCGATGCGCTGGTCTATACCCGCAGCCGGAACGAGAAGCTCCGGCTGATTGCGGAATACCTGCGCGAAACGCCCGACCCCGACCGGGGCTGGGCCCTTGCCGCGCTGAGCGACGGCCTCGATTTTCCCGCGGTCAAAAGCTCGACCATCCGAAACCTGCTCAAGGATCGCATCGATCCCGTGCTATGGACGCTAAGCCGCGATTTCGTGGGGGACACGGCGGAAACGGCGAGCCTGTTGTGGCCCGCCCCGGATAACGAACCGACCCCGCCGACTGTCAGCGAAGCCGTCGAGTTGCTTTCCGCGATGAGCCGTAAAAGCGTGCTCAGCGAACTTCCCAAATTGCTCGATCGGCTCGATTCGTCGGGACGTTACGCCCTCCTGAAGCTGGCGACGGGCGGTATGCGCATCGGCGTTTCGAGCCGCCTGGCCAAGACCGCTTTCGCCCAGGCCTTCGAAGTGTCTGTCGACGAGGTGGAGGAGTATTGGCACGGGATCGACCCGCCCTATTCCGCCCTGTTCGATTGGGCGGCGGCCGGTGCCGATCCGCCCGACACGAAGAGCCTGCCGACGTTCCGCCCCTTCATGCTGGCTCACCCGCTGGAAGAAACGGTCGTCAGCCTCGAAGACTATGCTGCCGAATGGAAGTGGGACGGCATCCGCGTCCAGCTGGTGCATGCAGGTGGCGAAACACGTCTCTACTCGCGCAGTGGCGACGACATCAGCCAGACCTTTCCCGAACTGCTCGGCGCGCTCGATTTCCGGGCGGTCCTCGACGGCGAACTGCTGGTCCGCGGTGCGCATCAGGGCGGAGAAGAAGGCGGTGCCGCTAGCTTCAACGCCTTGCAGCAACGCCTGGGACGCAAGACCGTGAGCAAGAAGATGCTCGCCGAATATCCTGCCTTCGTGCGGCTTTACGACGCGCTGATCGTCGATGGAGAGGATTTACGCGAGAAACCCTGGCGCGAACGGCGCAAACGGTTGGAGAAGTTGGTCGAACGCCTCTCCGACCAGCACTTCGACCTGTCACAGGTGATCGACGCCAAAGATTTCGAGCATCTGGCTCAGATTCGGGAAGGTGCGCGAGACGATTCGATCGAAGGCGTCATGCTCAAACTACGCGACAGCCCCTATATCGCGGGCCGCAAGACGGGCCTGTGGTACAAGTGGAAGCGCGATCCGCTGCTGATCGACTGCGTGCTGATGTATGCCCAGCGCGGGAGCGGCAAACGCTCGAGTTTCTATTCCGATTACACCTTCGGCTGCTGGGATGGCGATCCCGACAAGGGCGCAGAACTGCTTCCGGTGGGCAAGGCGTACTCAGGGTTCACGGACGAGGAATTGAAAAAACTGGATCGGCACGTTCGCACCAATACGATTAACCGATTTGGCCCTGTTCGCGAGACCGACAAGAGCCTCGTGTTCGAAGTCGCTTTCGACAGCGTGCACGACAGCAAGCGGCATAAAAGCGGCCTTGCCATGCGGTTCCCGCGTATTCACCGCATCAGGTGGGACAAGCCCGCTCACGAAGCCGACCGCATCGAAAGTCTGCGGGCACTGATCCGGGATTGA
- a CDS encoding YoaK family protein, with protein MHRYDPGRQKLALGLAFLAGQTDAIGFIVAGGYFTSFMSGNTTRLGVDLIENPAVAYLPVVLIASFLGGVVAGSLVIGKWQRRRKTVLLTIVASVLGAAAIAAACGLQLVFLTLAAAAMGAANNSFSRDGEVTVGVTYMTGALVRFGQGIAARLSGRSTGTMRGYGALWAALAAGAASGAGLHSLSPTGAPAACFVIAVLLCLGAYRVERNDS; from the coding sequence ATGCACCGCTACGATCCCGGTCGCCAGAAGCTGGCTCTCGGCCTTGCCTTCCTGGCGGGGCAGACCGATGCAATCGGGTTTATTGTCGCGGGCGGTTATTTCACGTCTTTCATGTCGGGCAATACCACCAGGCTGGGCGTCGACCTCATCGAAAATCCCGCAGTTGCCTACCTCCCCGTGGTGCTGATCGCGAGCTTCCTCGGCGGTGTCGTCGCGGGATCGCTGGTGATCGGGAAATGGCAGCGGCGGCGCAAGACAGTCCTTCTGACGATTGTCGCATCGGTTCTCGGCGCGGCCGCAATTGCCGCAGCATGCGGTCTTCAGCTGGTATTCCTGACGCTGGCTGCAGCGGCGATGGGAGCCGCCAACAACAGCTTTTCCCGCGACGGAGAAGTCACCGTCGGCGTGACATATATGACAGGTGCACTCGTCAGGTTCGGACAGGGAATTGCAGCAAGACTTTCCGGTCGGTCGACAGGCACGATGCGCGGGTATGGCGCATTGTGGGCCGCTCTCGCAGCCGGAGCCGCATCGGGAGCAGGCCTTCATTCGCTTTCGCCGACGGGCGCGCCCGCCGCCTGTTTTGTGATCGCTGTCCTTCTGTGCCTTGGCGCCTACAGGGTCGAACGGAATGACAGCTAG
- the hemB gene encoding porphobilinogen synthase yields MTSSYPNLRLRRTRAAAWSRALHRETMLTPADLIWPVFVTEGKGVEEPIATLPGVSRWSVDGIAARAKEAVELGIPCIALFPNTPADKRNEDGAEALNPDNLMCRAIRAIRDACGSDIGILTDVALDPYTSHGQDGLVDDGGYVLNDDTVGVLVDQALNQAEAGADIIAPSDMMDGRVHVIRMALEMNGHPNVQIMSYAAKYASAFYGPFRDAVGSRGLLKGDKKTYQMDPGNALEALREVELDLNEGADSVMVKPGLAYLDIVRRVRERFDVPVFAYQVSGEYAMIEAAAAAGAGDRDALVLETLMAFKRAGCSGVLTYHAAHAARLLNG; encoded by the coding sequence ATGACTTCTAGCTATCCCAATCTGCGCCTGCGCCGGACCCGCGCCGCCGCGTGGAGCCGAGCGCTCCATCGCGAAACCATGCTGACGCCTGCCGACCTGATCTGGCCGGTTTTCGTGACCGAAGGAAAGGGCGTCGAGGAGCCCATTGCAACGCTTCCCGGTGTCTCGCGCTGGTCGGTCGATGGCATCGCTGCCCGGGCGAAAGAGGCTGTCGAGCTGGGTATCCCCTGCATCGCGCTGTTCCCCAATACGCCTGCCGACAAGCGGAACGAGGACGGGGCAGAGGCGCTCAATCCCGATAATCTCATGTGCCGTGCGATCCGCGCAATCCGCGATGCCTGCGGCAGCGATATCGGTATCCTGACCGACGTCGCGCTCGACCCCTATACCAGCCATGGACAGGACGGGCTGGTCGACGATGGCGGCTATGTCCTCAACGATGACACCGTCGGCGTACTGGTCGACCAGGCATTGAACCAGGCCGAGGCGGGGGCGGATATCATTGCCCCGTCGGACATGATGGATGGCCGCGTTCACGTGATCCGCATGGCGCTGGAAATGAACGGCCACCCCAATGTGCAGATCATGTCCTATGCGGCGAAATACGCCTCGGCTTTCTACGGACCTTTCCGCGATGCTGTCGGTTCGCGCGGTCTGCTAAAGGGCGACAAGAAGACCTACCAGATGGATCCGGGCAACGCGCTCGAGGCCCTGCGCGAGGTCGAGCTCGACCTGAACGAGGGCGCCGACAGCGTCATGGTGAAGCCGGGTCTCGCCTATCTCGACATCGTGAGGCGCGTACGCGAGCGCTTCGATGTGCCTGTGTTCGCCTACCAGGTGAGCGGCGAATACGCGATGATCGAGGCTGCAGCGGCCGCCGGGGCGGGCGACCGCGACGCGCTGGTGCTCGAAACCCTGATGGCTTTCAAGCGTGCGGGATGCAGCGGCGTGCTCACCTACCATGCCGCCCATGCAGCGCGGTTGCTCAATGGCTGA
- a CDS encoding GNAT family N-acetyltransferase, with amino-acid sequence MAEGDGFEAIARGERVALRRFRESDLEDWHRHMNTAEARKHLGGVGTVEESEARFRRQAASWDEETGGWLAIERADDGTFLGYCGFGPIQTECAPDGLRGEHEIGWGLRPDCWGHGYATEAANCALKVAFERFGVETMFSQTSEANRGSWRVMERLGMERAGHLDYDDPAYPAEENPTKVYRLTRGDWQARDA; translated from the coding sequence ATGGCTGAAGGCGACGGCTTCGAAGCAATAGCGCGGGGCGAACGCGTTGCGCTACGCCGCTTCCGCGAAAGCGATCTTGAGGACTGGCACCGGCACATGAATACGGCCGAGGCGCGCAAACATCTCGGCGGAGTGGGCACGGTCGAGGAAAGCGAGGCGCGTTTTCGCCGGCAGGCCGCCAGCTGGGACGAGGAAACCGGCGGCTGGCTCGCGATCGAACGTGCCGACGACGGCACCTTTCTCGGATATTGCGGTTTTGGACCGATCCAGACCGAATGCGCCCCGGATGGCCTGCGCGGGGAGCATGAGATCGGTTGGGGGCTGCGCCCCGACTGTTGGGGGCATGGCTATGCGACCGAAGCGGCGAACTGCGCCTTGAAGGTGGCGTTCGAGCGCTTTGGGGTCGAGACCATGTTCTCGCAAACATCGGAGGCCAATCGCGGATCGTGGCGCGTGATGGAAAGGCTCGGCATGGAGCGGGCCGGGCACCTCGATTACGACGATCCCGCCTATCCGGCAGAGGAAAACCCGACCAAGGTTTATCGCCTCACGCGCGGCGACTGGCAGGCCCGCGATGCCTGA
- a CDS encoding M23 family metallopeptidase gives MNGHIETSEDELSFDFGTQESPKPKARAFSRFAASAGGWFDGVSSRAMVMRARYDGWRETASSKLEEIDLAPDLAQEIGSKRWFRGLGTMLGLGAVALAFWPDFAPLEARNSINLDQTARDEFRSQMITPLALGADSGRHMSASPQVIPLKSAPERPQIEFVATLSSGDSFMRMLQRAGVGSGDADRVNSMVSGAVPLSDIDSGTRVDIVLGRRPEPGAARPLDKLAFRARFDLELEVFRNDAGELSLKRNVIRVDDTPLRIRGTVGQSLYRSMRAAGAPASAVQEYIKALDGQIDLDRSVAATDTFDMIVSYRRAATGERQAGKLLYAGIDRGDTPRTQLMRWGNEGRFFEASGVGEQRNGLVAPVPGSISSNFGMRRHPILGYRRMHSGMDFRARHGTPIVAVTDGRVSSAGRAGGCGNAVKLAHGGNLSTRYCHMSRIAVSAGQSVRRGQVIGYVGSTGLSTGAHLHYEMYRGGRAINPRTVSFVTRAQLEGRELMEFRATLRRLKEVQPGAALEDLAPRASEVEEPKREIEKLDMKREIG, from the coding sequence ATGAACGGGCACATCGAAACCAGCGAAGACGAACTGTCATTCGATTTCGGGACTCAGGAGTCTCCGAAACCGAAGGCGCGCGCGTTCAGCAGGTTTGCCGCGAGCGCAGGTGGCTGGTTCGATGGCGTGTCATCGCGCGCGATGGTCATGCGCGCCCGGTATGACGGATGGCGCGAAACTGCCTCGTCCAAACTGGAAGAAATCGACCTTGCGCCTGATCTCGCCCAGGAAATCGGCAGCAAGCGCTGGTTCCGCGGACTTGGTACGATGCTCGGTCTCGGCGCGGTGGCGCTGGCTTTCTGGCCCGACTTCGCCCCGCTGGAAGCACGCAATTCCATCAATCTCGACCAGACGGCGCGCGACGAATTCCGCAGCCAGATGATCACCCCGCTCGCACTGGGGGCCGACAGCGGCCGCCACATGAGCGCATCGCCACAGGTCATCCCTCTCAAATCGGCGCCGGAACGCCCCCAGATCGAATTTGTCGCCACGCTTTCGTCCGGCGACAGCTTCATGCGCATGCTGCAGCGCGCCGGGGTCGGATCTGGCGATGCAGACCGCGTCAATTCGATGGTTTCGGGCGCTGTTCCTCTCTCGGATATCGATTCCGGGACACGGGTCGACATCGTGCTCGGTCGCAGGCCCGAACCCGGTGCAGCGCGTCCGCTCGACAAGCTGGCCTTTCGTGCCCGTTTCGATCTCGAGCTGGAAGTTTTCCGCAATGATGCAGGCGAGCTGTCGCTGAAGCGTAACGTCATCCGCGTCGACGATACGCCGCTGCGCATCCGAGGCACCGTCGGGCAGAGCCTCTATCGTTCGATGCGTGCGGCTGGCGCTCCGGCCAGCGCGGTACAGGAATATATCAAGGCGCTCGACGGGCAGATCGATCTCGATCGGTCGGTTGCGGCGACCGACACGTTCGACATGATCGTTTCCTATCGCCGTGCCGCGACTGGCGAACGGCAGGCCGGCAAGCTGCTTTATGCAGGGATCGACCGCGGCGACACGCCCCGTACCCAGCTCATGCGCTGGGGCAATGAAGGCCGATTCTTCGAGGCGTCTGGCGTTGGCGAACAGCGCAACGGGCTCGTTGCCCCGGTACCCGGTTCGATCAGCTCGAATTTCGGGATGCGGCGCCATCCGATCCTCGGTTATCGCCGCATGCATTCAGGCATGGATTTCCGCGCCCGTCACGGAACGCCCATCGTTGCCGTGACCGATGGCCGGGTTTCTAGTGCGGGCAGGGCCGGCGGCTGCGGCAATGCGGTAAAGCTTGCTCATGGCGGCAACCTCTCGACCCGCTATTGCCATATGAGCCGTATCGCCGTGAGCGCGGGGCAGAGCGTTCGCCGGGGCCAGGTTATCGGCTATGTCGGTTCGACCGGCCTATCGACCGGCGCCCATCTCCATTACGAGATGTATCGCGGTGGCAGGGCGATCAATCCGCGCACCGTCAGCTTCGTCACGCGCGCGCAGCTGGAAGGGCGCGAGCTGATGGAATTCCGCGCAACCCTGCGACGCCTTAAGGAAGTGCAACCGGGCGCAGCGCTTGAAGACCTCGCCCCGCGTGCTTCCGAAGTCGAAGAACCCAAGCGCGAGATCGAGAAACTCGACATGAAACGCGAGATCGGCTGA
- a CDS encoding helicase-related protein — protein sequence MCGHSSGMIGFPLRLLAREVYDRVCAIKGEKAVALITGEERIEPENARYFCCTVEAMDRLGGGHAFVALDEAQLSADPERGHIFTDRLLNARGREETMLLGSATLEPLVRNLMPEAELVERPRFSTLRHAGSTKLSRLPPRSAVVAFSSEQVYAVAEALRRFRGGAAVVMGALSPETRNKQVELFQNGEVDYIVATDAIGMGLNLDLNHVAFGALSKFDGRRKRRLTPAEMAQIAGRAGRHQRDGTFGTVSGMRGGSAQPPEFTEEEIYAIEEHRFAPLTHLFWREAEPRFDSLPVLIADLERSPDQPELRAAPEAIDLAVLKRLAEEPFAQDIRGAGKVRRFWEVCSLPDFRSIGVESHARFVARLWQDLQKGYIGADFVAARIAELDRVQGDIDTLQGRIAAIRSWAYICQRPDWVLARDEMAARARGVEAKLSDALHARLTERFVNRRTAILMKSLGQDGSALPVTLEDDGALTVEGESIGRLEGFRFVVDPQAAHSDRKMLLAAGEKALPGILSKRAEWLLSGGLDELELANGAINWRGSRLATIEMPDDFAKPRLVLAREVSILPEAPRKALEAGLLAWLEAKIEPLAPLRQLAEAARDPSAGSEARALLHTLIDGHGVVSRENAGLQHLPKELRPYLRKLGVVFGALDIFAHALLKPAPRQLLHALGIDQRPLQDAMLPVIAEQKRLPAGYRPAGSQAIRVDLAEKILRAAFEARAKKQGPDKKPPQRFHLDIALPISIGLEEANIARLLGAAGFRQFKAKPLAEGAFGPEAPDSWGWRPRQAGERRDGRKGHKGTQKGQNDRGRGAKRHDKRGKPGGPQRAAGKPPRKTGGAFDGLADLLGPGRIG from the coding sequence ATGTGCGGCCATTCGAGCGGCATGATCGGCTTTCCGCTGCGATTGCTGGCTCGCGAAGTGTACGACCGCGTCTGCGCCATCAAGGGCGAGAAAGCCGTCGCGCTGATTACCGGCGAAGAGCGCATCGAGCCCGAAAACGCGCGATATTTCTGCTGCACGGTCGAGGCGATGGACCGGCTTGGCGGTGGTCACGCCTTCGTCGCACTCGACGAAGCACAATTGTCGGCAGACCCTGAGCGCGGGCATATCTTCACCGACCGCCTGCTCAACGCCAGGGGCCGCGAAGAGACGATGCTGCTGGGATCCGCGACGCTCGAACCGCTCGTCCGCAACCTCATGCCGGAAGCCGAACTGGTCGAGCGGCCCCGATTCTCCACCCTGCGACACGCCGGATCGACGAAACTTTCCCGCTTGCCTCCACGAAGTGCAGTCGTCGCCTTCAGTTCCGAGCAGGTTTACGCTGTGGCCGAGGCATTGCGTCGCTTCAGGGGCGGTGCGGCCGTGGTGATGGGCGCGCTTTCACCTGAAACACGAAACAAGCAGGTCGAATTGTTCCAGAATGGTGAGGTTGATTATATCGTTGCGACCGATGCGATCGGGATGGGTCTCAATCTCGACCTCAACCATGTCGCCTTCGGAGCGCTCTCCAAATTCGATGGCCGGCGCAAGCGGCGCCTGACACCCGCCGAAATGGCGCAAATTGCCGGTCGCGCAGGTCGCCACCAGCGCGACGGCACCTTTGGCACCGTGTCGGGAATGCGGGGCGGCAGTGCGCAGCCGCCCGAATTCACCGAAGAAGAAATCTACGCGATCGAAGAGCATCGTTTCGCGCCCCTCACCCATCTCTTCTGGCGCGAGGCGGAGCCGCGTTTCGACAGCCTGCCGGTCCTGATTGCAGATCTCGAGCGGTCGCCGGACCAGCCGGAGCTTCGCGCCGCGCCCGAGGCTATCGATCTCGCCGTGCTCAAGAGGCTGGCCGAAGAACCTTTCGCACAGGATATCAGGGGCGCGGGTAAGGTGCGGCGCTTCTGGGAGGTCTGTTCGCTGCCCGATTTCCGCAGCATCGGGGTCGAATCGCATGCGCGTTTTGTCGCGAGACTGTGGCAGGACCTGCAAAAAGGTTATATCGGCGCCGACTTCGTTGCCGCGCGCATCGCCGAACTCGACCGGGTCCAGGGCGACATCGACACGCTGCAAGGCAGGATAGCCGCGATCCGTTCGTGGGCCTATATCTGCCAGCGACCGGACTGGGTTCTGGCGCGGGACGAAATGGCAGCGCGTGCGCGCGGGGTTGAAGCAAAATTGTCGGACGCGCTCCATGCGCGGCTGACCGAGAGATTCGTAAACCGAAGGACTGCAATCTTGATGAAATCACTGGGCCAGGACGGGAGCGCCTTGCCGGTTACGCTGGAAGACGACGGAGCGCTGACGGTCGAAGGGGAATCGATCGGCCGGCTCGAGGGCTTTCGCTTCGTGGTCGACCCGCAGGCTGCGCATAGCGATCGCAAGATGCTGCTCGCGGCCGGTGAAAAGGCGCTTCCGGGCATCCTGTCTAAGCGCGCCGAATGGTTGCTGTCGGGCGGATTGGACGAGCTCGAACTCGCCAATGGCGCGATCAACTGGCGTGGAAGCCGCCTGGCGACGATCGAGATGCCCGATGATTTCGCCAAGCCGCGCCTGGTGCTGGCGCGCGAGGTCTCGATCCTGCCGGAAGCCCCGCGAAAGGCGCTCGAGGCGGGCCTTCTGGCATGGCTCGAAGCGAAGATCGAACCGCTCGCCCCCCTGCGACAGCTGGCAGAGGCAGCGCGCGACCCCTCCGCAGGATCGGAAGCGCGCGCCCTGTTGCACACGCTGATCGATGGTCACGGTGTCGTCAGCCGCGAGAATGCCGGGCTGCAGCACCTGCCAAAGGAACTGCGTCCCTATTTGCGCAAGCTGGGGGTCGTGTTTGGCGCTCTCGACATTTTCGCCCATGCGCTGCTCAAGCCTGCGCCGCGCCAGCTTTTACATGCCCTCGGGATCGACCAGCGGCCGCTCCAGGATGCGATGCTGCCGGTTATCGCCGAACAGAAGCGGCTGCCCGCAGGCTATCGCCCGGCCGGCAGCCAGGCGATCCGCGTCGATCTGGCCGAGAAGATCCTGCGTGCAGCGTTCGAGGCCCGGGCAAAGAAGCAGGGACCGGACAAGAAGCCGCCCCAGCGTTTCCATCTCGACATAGCCCTGCCGATTTCGATCGGGCTTGAAGAGGCAAACATTGCCCGCCTCCTCGGCGCGGCAGGTTTCCGCCAGTTCAAGGCGAAGCCCCTGGCAGAGGGTGCATTCGGCCCGGAAGCCCCGGATAGCTGGGGTTGGCGCCCGCGCCAGGCGGGCGAACGCCGCGATGGCCGAAAGGGACACAAGGGCACTCAAAAGGGGCAGAATGACAGGGGGCGCGGTGCAAAGCGTCACGACAAGCGCGGCAAACCGGGCGGTCCACAACGTGCCGCCGGCAAACCGCCGCGCAAGACCGGCGGTGCCTTCGATGGGCTGGCAGACCTGCTGGGACCGGGTCGCATTGGCTGA
- the fdxA gene encoding ferredoxin FdxA: MTYVVTDACIRCKYTDCVEVCPVDCFYEGENMLVINPSECIDCGVCEPECPAEAILPDTEDGLEKWLELNTKFSAEWPNITSQKEPPADADEHKGEEGKFEKYFTPEPGEGD; encoded by the coding sequence ATGACCTACGTCGTCACCGACGCCTGCATCCGCTGCAAATATACCGACTGCGTCGAGGTCTGCCCGGTCGATTGCTTCTACGAAGGCGAGAACATGCTCGTCATCAATCCCAGCGAATGCATCGACTGCGGTGTGTGCGAGCCTGAGTGCCCGGCCGAAGCGATCCTGCCCGATACCGAAGACGGTCTCGAAAAATGGCTCGAGCTGAACACCAAGTTCAGCGCCGAATGGCCAAACATCACGAGCCAGAAGGAACCGCCTGCGGACGCCGACGAGCACAAGGGTGAAGAGGGCAAGTTCGAAAAGTACTTCACGCCCGAACCCGGCGAAGGCGACTGA
- a CDS encoding S4 domain-containing protein produces MGWQTCWDRVALAEVDPAPNESMRLDRLLVYLRLARTRSRACAFIEEGHIRLNGRHVRRAKEEIGIGDILVLPWGDGVRIIEILSLPDRRGPPGMARSHYRELDRSAQSAIAPNQTDD; encoded by the coding sequence ATGGGCTGGCAGACCTGCTGGGACCGGGTCGCATTGGCTGAGGTCGATCCAGCGCCGAACGAGTCGATGCGGCTCGACCGGCTGCTGGTCTATCTTCGCCTTGCCCGGACCCGGAGCCGCGCCTGCGCTTTCATCGAAGAAGGGCACATCCGGCTCAACGGGAGGCATGTCCGGCGCGCCAAGGAGGAAATCGGCATTGGCGATATCCTGGTGCTGCCCTGGGGTGACGGGGTGCGGATCATCGAGATCCTCTCGCTTCCCGATCGCCGCGGACCGCCCGGAATGGCACGATCGCACTATCGCGAACTTGACCGCAGCGCACAAAGCGCCATAGCACCAAACCAAACCGATGATTGA
- a CDS encoding CarD family transcriptional regulator, with protein sequence MASKAPAFTVGDYVVYPKHGVGRVIELQNEEIAGMQLELYVLRFEKERMTLRVPTNKVESIGMRKLSSDKTLKEAMETLKGKPKVKRTMWSRRAQEYEAKINSGEIVLIAEVTRDLFRPEDQPEQSYSERQIFEAASSRLARELAAMEETDEPTALEKILNVLREHAPQYYENTEEA encoded by the coding sequence ATGGCCAGCAAGGCTCCTGCGTTCACCGTTGGCGACTATGTCGTCTATCCCAAGCACGGCGTTGGCCGTGTCATCGAGCTCCAGAACGAAGAAATCGCGGGCATGCAGCTCGAACTCTACGTCCTGCGGTTCGAAAAAGAGCGCATGACCCTGCGCGTTCCCACCAACAAGGTCGAATCGATCGGCATGCGCAAGCTGTCGAGCGACAAGACGCTGAAGGAAGCGATGGAAACGCTCAAGGGCAAGCCCAAGGTAAAGCGCACCATGTGGTCGCGCCGCGCTCAGGAATACGAAGCCAAGATCAACTCCGGTGAAATCGTGCTGATCGCAGAAGTCACCCGCGACCTGTTCCGTCCGGAAGACCAGCCGGAACAGAGCTATTCGGAACGCCAGATCTTCGAAGCGGCATCGAGCCGCCTCGCCCGCGAACTCGCGGCGATGGAAGAAACCGACGAGCCGACCGCACTCGAGAAGATTCTCAACGTGCTGCGCGAACACGCACCGCAATATTACGAGAACACCGAAGAAGCCTGA